Proteins from a single region of Methanoculleus horonobensis:
- a CDS encoding cache domain-containing protein, which yields MRIPAYIAALLITVAVLGAGCTEENRPPVGEDGEAVLLEAVAGINGELASVRASAGESARVLGEAGLTSAAGKEAVQQAMLNHPYTESTLVVTNDGIVAMAVPDNYADTVESDISSHPETARAVREQVPLVSEVFPLKEGYAGVAQSHPIFGKGGEYLGFVSIAYRPDALIGRMVAPLTNATPYDIWVTQTDGRVIYDTTPEEIGKNLFSDPAYQSPTLQRVFSRIVTEPSGSLEYSFWDRNWERNVTKEAVWGTAGIDGAEWRVVVTRSPGAEEVPTAAGERPPVADADDEMKAFVAEAALYAREHGRTEAISAFNDPDGDFVRDELYIFAYDMNGTVLALPFQQGFIGTNRSEVHDSSGVAYIAGMSRLAAEGGGSICYLYPNPAREYAEELKLGYVLPVDETWFVGSGTYIPAVGTEFDTEVRETLVQRVKAARDYAQEHGKEAACAAFNDLSGDFADGGAYIFAYRTDGMTLALPYQPEYIGENRFDLEDRYGVRVILLETVAAESGGGFVYITYYNPETGLDELKLCYVAPVDEEWFVGSGVYAGA from the coding sequence ATGCGCATACCTGCATATATTGCCGCCCTTCTCATCACCGTCGCGGTGCTCGGGGCAGGCTGCACGGAAGAGAACCGGCCCCCTGTAGGGGAGGACGGGGAGGCAGTTCTTCTAGAGGCCGTCGCCGGGATAAACGGTGAACTCGCGTCGGTAAGAGCCTCGGCAGGCGAGAGTGCACGGGTACTCGGCGAGGCCGGGCTCACGAGCGCCGCCGGGAAGGAGGCGGTGCAGCAGGCGATGCTGAACCACCCCTATACGGAGTCGACCCTGGTGGTGACGAACGACGGCATCGTGGCCATGGCCGTGCCCGATAACTACGCCGACACGGTAGAGAGCGACATCTCGTCCCACCCGGAGACCGCGCGAGCGGTGCGGGAGCAGGTGCCGCTCGTAAGCGAGGTCTTCCCGCTTAAAGAGGGATACGCCGGGGTTGCCCAGAGTCATCCCATCTTCGGGAAGGGAGGGGAGTACCTCGGGTTCGTGAGTATCGCATACCGTCCCGACGCCCTCATCGGCCGGATGGTTGCGCCCCTGACGAACGCCACCCCGTACGATATCTGGGTGACGCAGACCGACGGGCGGGTTATCTACGACACGACGCCCGAAGAGATCGGGAAGAACCTCTTCTCAGACCCTGCATACCAGTCCCCGACCCTCCAGAGGGTCTTCTCCCGAATCGTCACCGAACCCTCGGGATCGCTCGAGTACTCGTTCTGGGACCGGAACTGGGAGCGGAACGTGACGAAGGAAGCAGTATGGGGAACCGCCGGCATCGACGGGGCGGAGTGGCGCGTCGTCGTCACCCGGAGCCCTGGTGCGGAAGAGGTGCCGACCGCAGCCGGCGAAAGGCCGCCTGTGGCGGATGCCGACGACGAGATGAAGGCCTTTGTCGCCGAGGCGGCTCTCTATGCACGTGAGCACGGACGCACCGAAGCCATTTCCGCCTTCAACGACCCGGACGGCGATTTCGTCAGGGACGAGCTCTACATCTTCGCCTACGACATGAACGGCACCGTTCTCGCCCTCCCCTTCCAGCAGGGGTTCATCGGCACCAATCGCAGCGAGGTGCACGACTCGAGCGGGGTTGCCTACATCGCCGGGATGAGCAGGCTTGCAGCGGAAGGCGGCGGCAGCATCTGTTATCTCTACCCGAACCCTGCGCGGGAGTACGCCGAAGAGCTCAAACTCGGCTACGTCCTCCCCGTGGACGAGACCTGGTTCGTCGGCTCAGGAACCTACATCCCCGCGGTCGGGACTGAATTCGACACGGAGGTCAGGGAGACGCTCGTGCAGCGGGTGAAGGCTGCACGGGACTACGCGCAGGAGCACGGAAAAGAGGCGGCGTGCGCCGCGTTCAACGACCTCTCCGGCGACTTTGCCGACGGCGGAGCGTATATCTTCGCCTATAGAACGGATGGAATGACACTCGCCCTCCCGTACCAGCCGGAATACATCGGGGAGAACCGTTTCGACCTCGAAGACCGGTACGGTGTCCGGGTGATCCTGCTCGAGACCGTCGCCGCAGAGAGCGGAGGCGGGTTCGTCTATATCACCTACTATAACCCCGAGACCGGGCTCGACGAGTTGAAACTCTGCTACGTGGCCCCGGTTGACGAAGAGTGGTTCGTCGGCTCGGGCGTATACGCCGGGGCGTAA
- a CDS encoding SAM-dependent methyltransferase — translation MEQNELVSITQGTLAIMNPTTPEKVLAAGRAAGLKEGSRVVEVGCGNGTILALWGREYGISGLGIEAREDACRRAEETFRAAGLHDRLRVRCMDARSYVPDEPFDRAASIGASHIRGGFSATLDALLDLVHDEGTIVIGDRYWQSSRVPPDFAREWPEIPTEYEILGIVRDAGLDVAAVVRSSADDWDRYESGIWQSILSWLGEHPGHPDRDFMVDYLHRIQDEYFGYGREHMGWALYVLVPGFY, via the coding sequence ATGGAGCAGAACGAACTCGTCAGTATAACCCAGGGAACGCTCGCGATCATGAACCCGACTACCCCGGAGAAGGTGCTCGCCGCCGGCCGGGCTGCGGGGCTCAAGGAAGGCTCCCGCGTCGTGGAGGTCGGGTGCGGGAACGGTACGATCCTTGCTCTCTGGGGGCGCGAGTACGGGATATCCGGCCTCGGGATCGAGGCCCGGGAGGATGCCTGCCGGCGGGCGGAGGAGACGTTCCGGGCTGCGGGGCTTCACGACCGGCTCCGTGTCCGGTGCATGGATGCCCGTAGTTACGTCCCCGACGAACCGTTCGACCGTGCCGCCTCGATCGGTGCGTCCCATATCCGGGGCGGGTTTTCGGCGACGCTCGACGCTCTCCTCGACCTGGTTCACGACGAGGGAACCATCGTTATCGGCGACCGTTACTGGCAATCCAGCCGCGTCCCACCTGATTTTGCCCGGGAGTGGCCCGAGATCCCGACCGAGTACGAGATCCTGGGTATTGTGCGGGATGCCGGGCTCGACGTCGCCGCCGTCGTCCGGTCGAGCGCGGACGACTGGGATCGCTACGAGTCGGGGATCTGGCAGTCGATCCTCTCCTGGCTCGGCGAGCACCCCGGTCACCCCGACCGCGACTTCATGGTCGATTACCTCCATCGCATCCAGGACGAGTACTTCGGCTACGGCCGCGAGCACATGGGCTGGGCGCTCTACGTTCTGGTGCCCGGGTTTTATTAG
- a CDS encoding PAS domain S-box protein — MQPERDIPGRVLRTLRFRPKGMTITEIAKALGANRNSVSKHLEVMQAAGQVEARLVGNAKVYSIAQRVPLSAFLCFTKNLILVIDADLTIVQANDQCLRRFGRAKDEIIGQNIHEMTLPVVSSPEALAVVEGLEREQVIADISHRRDDGGVVFYQMQAIPTTFEDGEKGCTIVLEDITERKQYLRNTSFLARTAIDLVDLQPVEDIYRYIIDGLAELAPGAFAYFFSYDEADRHFVIRPVAGGGFREGLTELLGRDPVGLALPIIRIFDAPYHQTPLSMRGLQEFVLRPEPSSWSLYDLCFRGIPKEVCEAILTRFDIAKLCVMGLVWQEEIFGMAGIFLPPGRDLENRETIESFIRQASIALARRQTAERLKRSEARFRGMVDSSPFGVALIDRERRFLYVNRRFVEIFGYGPDEMPTVTEWTRLIFPDEEARQEALGAWRSDLERSVPGQVRPRTFTVRCRDGSRKTVLSRTVTLCDGTEYSTCEDITEETRAYHLLVADIADLRRREQELLIKDRAIASTRRAVALLDPGGVVTYANDAFLTLWGYPNPKEVQESHFSRFWERPDEIKGIIQTVIDGGFWHGEVAGLRNGGEKFQADLLGTPIVAEEGRVIGMMAAVTAR; from the coding sequence ATGCAGCCGGAGCGGGATATCCCCGGGAGAGTCCTGCGGACTCTCAGGTTCCGGCCGAAGGGCATGACGATCACCGAGATCGCGAAGGCCCTCGGAGCAAACCGGAACTCGGTCTCGAAACATCTCGAGGTGATGCAGGCGGCGGGCCAGGTCGAGGCACGGCTCGTCGGCAACGCCAAGGTCTATTCCATCGCGCAACGCGTGCCACTCTCGGCGTTCCTCTGCTTCACGAAGAACCTGATCCTGGTCATCGACGCCGACCTCACGATCGTCCAGGCGAACGACCAGTGCCTCAGGCGTTTCGGGCGTGCTAAAGACGAGATCATCGGGCAGAACATTCACGAGATGACGCTTCCCGTCGTCTCATCCCCCGAAGCCCTCGCCGTCGTCGAGGGGCTCGAGCGGGAGCAGGTGATCGCCGACATCTCCCACCGGCGGGACGACGGTGGGGTGGTCTTCTACCAGATGCAGGCGATCCCGACGACATTCGAGGACGGGGAGAAGGGCTGCACGATCGTGCTCGAGGATATCACCGAGCGGAAGCAGTACCTCCGGAACACATCGTTCCTCGCGCGGACGGCGATCGACCTCGTCGATCTGCAACCGGTGGAGGACATCTACCGGTACATCATCGACGGGCTTGCGGAACTCGCGCCGGGAGCGTTTGCTTACTTCTTCTCCTACGATGAGGCCGACCGGCATTTCGTCATCCGGCCGGTCGCGGGCGGGGGATTCCGGGAAGGGCTCACGGAACTCCTGGGACGGGACCCCGTCGGCCTGGCGCTCCCGATCATCCGGATCTTCGACGCCCCCTATCACCAGACTCCCCTCTCAATGCGTGGCCTCCAGGAGTTCGTCCTCCGCCCCGAGCCGTCATCGTGGTCGCTCTACGATCTCTGTTTCAGGGGGATCCCAAAAGAGGTCTGCGAGGCAATCCTCACCAGGTTCGATATCGCGAAGCTCTGTGTCATGGGGCTGGTCTGGCAGGAGGAGATCTTCGGGATGGCCGGGATCTTCCTCCCCCCGGGAAGGGATCTTGAGAACCGCGAGACGATCGAGTCGTTCATCCGGCAGGCCTCGATCGCCCTCGCCCGGCGGCAGACCGCCGAGCGGCTCAAGAGAAGCGAGGCCCGATTCCGGGGGATGGTCGACTCGTCACCCTTCGGGGTCGCGCTCATCGACCGCGAAAGGCGATTTCTCTACGTCAACCGGAGGTTCGTGGAGATCTTCGGCTACGGCCCGGACGAGATGCCCACGGTCACGGAATGGACCCGGCTGATCTTTCCGGATGAAGAAGCCCGGCAGGAGGCACTCGGTGCCTGGCGATCGGATCTCGAACGGTCGGTTCCGGGCCAGGTCAGGCCCCGGACGTTCACCGTCCGGTGCCGGGACGGGTCGAGGAAGACAGTTCTTTCCCGCACCGTCACCCTCTGCGACGGGACAGAGTACTCGACCTGCGAGGATATCACCGAAGAGACGCGGGCCTACCACCTCCTCGTCGCGGATATCGCCGACCTTCGGCGGCGGGAGCAGGAACTTCTCATCAAGGACCGGGCGATAGCCTCCACCCGGCGGGCGGTCGCCCTCCTCGACCCGGGTGGGGTGGTGACCTACGCAAACGACGCCTTCCTGACCCTCTGGGGTTACCCGAACCCTAAAGAAGTTCAGGAATCGCATTTCTCCCGGTTCTGGGAGCGCCCGGATGAGATCAAGGGCATCATCCAGACAGTCATCGACGGCGGATTCTGGCACGGGGAGGTTGCCGGCCTCCGAAACGGCGGCGAGAAGTTCCAGGCGGACCTCCTCGGGACGCCGATCGTGGCCGAGGAGGGCAGGGTGATCGGGATGATGGCGGCAGTCACTGCCCGGTAG
- a CDS encoding HEAT repeat domain-containing protein: MQKTIERREVQEEDNMEIRALMHAMLNGDTYTSLQAIGALGAMGAPAVGPLVRTLLAVDSDARWSVAMALARAGTEAVEPLVGVVLVADDEIKNPAIWALAEIGDPRAVEPLVGTLRTSQSECCRALTAAALLKLGDPVGIAEVEKEFEQSGEGFRGLAMEAFEGT, translated from the coding sequence ATGCAGAAGACCATAGAAAGGAGAGAGGTACAGGAGGAGGACAACATGGAGATCCGGGCGCTGATGCACGCCATGCTCAACGGCGACACCTACACCAGCCTGCAGGCGATCGGTGCCCTCGGGGCCATGGGAGCACCGGCGGTCGGGCCGCTGGTGCGGACGCTGCTTGCCGTCGACAGCGATGCACGGTGGAGCGTGGCGATGGCGCTCGCCCGGGCCGGAACCGAAGCGGTGGAGCCGCTCGTCGGGGTCGTGCTCGTCGCGGACGACGAGATCAAGAACCCGGCGATCTGGGCGCTTGCTGAGATCGGCGACCCGAGAGCGGTCGAACCGCTTGTCGGCACCCTCAGGACAAGCCAATCCGAGTGCTGCCGCGCCCTGACCGCCGCGGCCCTGCTGAAACTCGGCGACCCCGTGGGGATTGCCGAGGTGGAGAAGGAGTTCGAGCAGTCGGGCGAGGGGTTCAGAGGCCTTGCCATGGAGGCCTTCGAGGGGACGTGA
- the glgP gene encoding alpha-glucan family phosphorylase, which translates to MPVAMKMEIPYDRFAHVPERIFGLVDLAYNLWWSWHSSASTLFKMLNRAEWKMSRHNPVRMLLNTPPRFFERAAANPEYLRRYDIIMHRFGEYMVPGTSWFAQYYPGRTPLTIAYLSSEFGLHHSLPFYAGGLGILAGDHVKASSDLGVPTVAVGFMYAEGYLHQHIEGNGWQRNVAEILDRDAAPVLRVLGDDGKQLVVQVPLIDPPIYVAVWKVQVGRVPLYLLDTHIDENHPENRSISHRLYLKELECRLRQELVLGIGGRKVLHTLGVEYSAMHLNEGHSAFAILERLRERLVAGMPPDEAREQVRGTSVFTTHTPVAAAHDVFPEDLMAKYFRSYCSSLNLTWDEFMALGDDPHNPGAGFNMTAFALRMSRFHNGVSQKHGEVAREMWQPLWPDLPPEKIPIDAITNGVHMPSWLNHRIEAIFDRYMDPVYPNWREDYDNPAIWEMVDEIPDEELWREHQWLKMKLFARIRDRKRRKWARHRDEPANLAAEGLMLDTSALTIGFARRFAEYKRADLIFEDIDRLDRIVNNRWRPVQFIFAGKAHPADDRGKRILQKIYQYSQDPQFGGRIAFVEDYSEQLARYMVHGVDVWMNTPVPLMEASGTSGMKAGMNGVLNLSVLDGWWVEGYNGRNGWGFEGHAPSAEGNQPDAKTIYDLIENEVAPLYYSRTMDDVPHKWVRMMKESIKSIAPQYCSIRMLKDYVTRYYPSVCRYAAGPGEQLAGLEGVCPTEITPRMR; encoded by the coding sequence ATGCCCGTCGCGATGAAGATGGAGATACCCTACGACCGATTCGCCCACGTCCCGGAACGGATCTTCGGGCTGGTCGACCTGGCATACAACCTCTGGTGGAGCTGGCACTCCTCGGCGAGCACGCTCTTCAAGATGCTGAACCGGGCGGAGTGGAAGATGAGCCGCCACAACCCGGTCAGGATGCTTCTCAATACCCCACCGCGGTTCTTTGAGCGGGCGGCGGCGAACCCGGAGTACCTCCGCCGCTACGATATCATCATGCATCGATTCGGGGAGTACATGGTGCCGGGAACGAGCTGGTTTGCGCAGTATTATCCCGGCCGGACGCCGCTGACGATCGCCTACCTCTCGAGCGAGTTCGGGCTGCACCACTCGCTCCCGTTCTACGCGGGAGGGCTCGGCATCCTCGCGGGCGACCACGTCAAAGCGTCGAGCGATCTCGGCGTGCCGACGGTCGCCGTCGGGTTCATGTACGCCGAAGGCTACCTCCACCAGCACATCGAGGGGAACGGGTGGCAGAGGAACGTCGCGGAGATCCTGGATCGCGACGCCGCCCCGGTTCTGCGGGTGCTCGGTGACGACGGGAAGCAGCTCGTGGTGCAGGTCCCCCTGATCGATCCGCCGATCTACGTCGCGGTCTGGAAGGTACAGGTGGGACGGGTTCCCCTCTACCTCCTGGATACGCATATCGATGAGAACCATCCCGAGAATCGGAGCATCTCCCACCGCCTTTACTTGAAGGAACTCGAGTGCCGGCTCCGGCAGGAACTGGTGCTCGGTATCGGCGGGAGGAAGGTTCTCCATACCCTCGGCGTGGAATACTCGGCGATGCACCTGAACGAAGGACATTCTGCGTTTGCCATACTTGAACGGCTCCGGGAGCGGCTCGTGGCCGGGATGCCTCCCGACGAGGCGCGGGAGCAGGTCAGGGGCACCTCGGTCTTCACCACCCACACTCCTGTGGCGGCCGCCCACGATGTCTTCCCCGAGGATCTGATGGCAAAGTACTTCCGGAGTTACTGCTCGTCGCTCAATCTGACCTGGGACGAGTTCATGGCACTCGGTGATGACCCGCATAACCCGGGTGCCGGGTTCAATATGACTGCTTTTGCGCTCCGGATGAGCCGGTTCCACAACGGCGTCTCCCAGAAGCACGGCGAGGTCGCCCGGGAGATGTGGCAGCCGCTCTGGCCCGATCTCCCTCCCGAGAAGATCCCGATCGACGCCATCACGAACGGCGTCCACATGCCCTCGTGGTTGAACCACCGAATCGAGGCGATCTTCGATCGGTATATGGATCCGGTCTACCCGAACTGGCGGGAGGACTACGACAACCCGGCCATCTGGGAGATGGTCGATGAGATCCCGGACGAAGAGCTCTGGCGCGAGCACCAGTGGCTGAAGATGAAACTCTTTGCCCGGATCCGGGATCGGAAACGCCGCAAGTGGGCGAGGCACCGGGATGAGCCTGCAAACCTCGCTGCCGAAGGGCTCATGCTCGACACCTCGGCGCTGACGATCGGGTTTGCCCGCCGGTTTGCCGAGTACAAGCGAGCGGATCTCATCTTTGAGGACATCGACCGGCTTGATCGGATCGTGAACAACCGCTGGAGGCCGGTGCAGTTCATCTTCGCCGGGAAGGCTCATCCGGCCGACGATCGGGGCAAGCGGATCCTGCAAAAGATCTACCAGTACTCGCAGGATCCGCAGTTCGGCGGTCGGATAGCGTTTGTCGAGGACTACAGCGAGCAGCTTGCACGCTACATGGTTCACGGCGTCGATGTCTGGATGAACACCCCCGTCCCGCTGATGGAGGCGAGCGGCACGAGCGGTATGAAGGCGGGGATGAACGGGGTGCTGAACCTCTCGGTTCTGGACGGCTGGTGGGTCGAGGGATACAACGGCAGGAACGGCTGGGGCTTCGAGGGCCACGCCCCCTCCGCGGAGGGTAACCAGCCGGACGCGAAGACGATCTACGACCTCATCGAGAACGAGGTTGCGCCGCTCTACTACTCGCGGACGATGGACGATGTCCCGCACAAGTGGGTCCGGATGATGAAAGAGTCGATAAAGAGCATCGCCCCGCAGTACTGTTCCATCCGGATGCTCAAGGATTATGTCACCAGGTACTACCCTTCGGTCTGCAGGTATGCGGCCGGACCGGGAGAGCAACTGGCCGGACTCGAGGGAGTCTGCCCTACGGAGATCACGCCCAGAATGAGGTGA
- a CDS encoding 2TM domain-containing protein: MDEQDRYARARRRVGEIREFYEHLVLYIAVNLILFGINMLFSPDSLWFYWVTFFWGIGVVLHGFGVYVEGRIFGREWEEKKIREFMEREERR, from the coding sequence ATGGACGAGCAGGATCGATATGCGCGTGCGAGGCGACGAGTCGGTGAGATCCGGGAGTTCTACGAGCACCTCGTGCTCTATATCGCCGTCAACCTCATCCTCTTCGGGATCAACATGCTCTTCAGCCCGGACTCGCTCTGGTTCTACTGGGTGACGTTCTTCTGGGGGATCGGCGTGGTGCTCCACGGGTTCGGCGTCTATGTCGAAGGCCGGATCTTCGGCCGGGAGTGGGAAGAGAAGAAGATCCGGGAGTTTATGGAGCGCGAAGAGCGACGGTGA
- a CDS encoding ABC transporter ATP-binding protein gives MIEATELTKNYGNVTAVNRVSFSVTEGELFGLLGPNGSGKTTMIRMLTGQIPPTAGSARVMGIDPVKDPIGARGLVGIIPEQETPPSFLTAEEYLRFVASIRNLDAVDERCDRWFDLLEFQDKRDVLCKDLSRGTRQKLMFAQAFLHEPKLALIDEPLINLDPIMQRTVKDFLKDYVQGGGTVFISTHILEIAEEICDRIGIIHNGRLLHSGPVEDLVATGRHLESFFLDLVRGDAGA, from the coding sequence ATGATCGAGGCAACCGAACTCACGAAGAATTACGGCAACGTCACCGCCGTGAACAGGGTATCGTTCTCTGTCACGGAAGGGGAACTCTTCGGCCTGCTCGGGCCGAACGGTTCGGGGAAGACGACGATGATCCGGATGCTGACCGGGCAGATTCCGCCGACGGCAGGATCGGCCCGGGTGATGGGGATCGATCCGGTGAAAGACCCCATCGGGGCCCGGGGGCTTGTCGGGATCATCCCCGAGCAGGAGACGCCGCCGAGTTTCCTCACCGCGGAGGAGTACCTGCGTTTCGTGGCCAGCATCCGAAACCTCGACGCCGTCGACGAGCGGTGCGACCGCTGGTTCGACCTCCTGGAGTTCCAGGACAAGCGGGACGTCCTCTGCAAGGATCTCTCGCGGGGTACCCGGCAGAAACTGATGTTTGCTCAGGCGTTCCTCCACGAACCGAAACTCGCCCTCATCGACGAGCCGCTCATAAACCTGGATCCTATCATGCAGCGGACGGTCAAAGACTTCCTCAAGGATTACGTCCAGGGCGGCGGAACCGTCTTCATCTCCACCCACATCCTCGAGATCGCCGAGGAGATATGCGACCGTATCGGGATCATCCACAACGGCAGGCTCCTCCACTCCGGCCCGGTCGAAGACCTCGTCGCGACGGGCAGGCATCTCGAGTCCTTCTTCCTCGATCTCGTGCGGGGTGACGCCGGTGCCTGA
- a CDS encoding YigZ family protein, with amino-acid sequence MTAEPLAAAAIEVRRSRFYAHLYRVEGPQDVAAVLAGHREAYRKAAHHCAAFRCGALEEFKNDAEVGRAFRDAGEAAIREAGTTR; translated from the coding sequence GTGACCGCGGAACCCCTCGCCGCCGCCGCGATCGAGGTCCGGCGATCGCGGTTCTACGCTCACCTTTACCGGGTTGAAGGGCCACAGGACGTCGCGGCGGTTCTCGCCGGCCACCGGGAGGCCTACCGGAAGGCCGCCCATCACTGCGCAGCATTCCGGTGCGGTGCTCTCGAGGAGTTCAAGAACGACGCCGAGGTCGGCCGGGCGTTCCGCGATGCCGGGGAGGCGGCGATCCGCGAGGCAGGGACTACCCGGTGA